The DNA region ATGTACACGTGACGGTCGTAGTTCGACGACGTTCCCGTGCTCGAGTTGCCGAATCCGACGATCTTTCCGCCGGCGGTGCTCGTCGTCTTGAACCACGTCTCGATCGCGAAGCTGTCCGGGCCCGGGATCGCGGCCTGAGTCGACACGAGACCGCTCGAGTCGCCCGAGAAGGTGGCCGCGGTGTTCGAGTCGGAGCCGATGGCTCCGGCCGCACCGAAGGTCACGCCGGAGCCGGCAGCGGAGTCCTGCGAACCGGCCCAGTCGTAGACCGTGGGGCCAGAGGTCTCACCCAGTCGCCAGAAGTCGGTCGGGTCGTCGTCGAGCACGTCGGTGGCGTACGCCGAGAGCGATCCGGTCGATGCGACGACGACGCTCACGTTGTTGCCGTTGACGACGTTGCCGAACGGGTCGGTCACTCGGATGCGGTAGGTGTACGTCGCTCCTGGTGTCAGGCCGGTGTCGACGAACTTCATCGTCGGCAATGTGTAGAAGTTGGAGTTCACCGTCGTCGTGTAGACCGGGCTGGCGGTGGCGCCGTTGCGGATCACGTCGTACTTGAGGCTCGCATTGTCACGATCCCAGTTCGCCGGCCACGCGATGCGTGCCGTGCCGGTCGCGAACGAGACGACGTTCGGGACGTAGTTGGCCCCACTGAGTCGGGGCGCATCCTTGTTGGGAGCGACGGTCTTGGCGGCGAAGCGCACGAGCCCCTGCTGCTTGATGTTGTTCACGCGGGTGAACTCGCCGCCGTAGAGGACGTACTTCTTGTCGGCGCTGCCGCTGACCGACCAGCCGCCCTGGCCGACGCCGGTGAAGGTTCCGGTGTTGATGTCGGGGAACCAGTCGAGCAGGGCGGGACGAGGCGTTCCGCCCCAGTTCGTGTAGCCGAGCGGGTCGTTGGTGATGGTGCCCTGCACCGTCTTGGTGAAGGCGAGCGCGCGGTGCATCTGCCACGGGTCGGTCTGCGGGAAGGCGCCGATGTTTCCGCAGTAGTGCGCGTGACTCGTCGTGTAGATCGTGTCGCCGGCCGGGTACACCGAGTACGTGTCTCCGTGGCAGTCCTCGACCCAGATGATGTCTCCTGTGTCCCAGGTCGCGTAGAAGGTGCCCTCGAGCGTGCCGGATCCGTAGTGCTGCCCGGTGCCGTAGACGCCGCCTTCATCGGAGGCGAGGCTGCTGATCGCAGCGTTGGCATCGGCGTTGCGGACCTTGTTGTTGACGTTGAACGTCTTGATCGCCGCGGTGGTTCCATCGAGGGAGGCCAGGCCGTAGCCCGGGTTGGACGAGCCGTTCACGCTCTGGAAGTATCCGCCGATGACGACAGTCGACCCGTCGGACTTGACGACGATGGACGTGGCCTGACCGTTGGCGATCTGCGGAGTCCAGGCGGTCCTCGTGGCGCCGGTCGCGGCGTCCAGGGCGGCGCCACCGGCCACCGCGACACTGTTCGCGGCCGTGAACTGGCCGACGACGTAGACGGTGGAGTCGGTGACCGCGACGGCGTTGATCTTGCCGTTGATCACGGGCTTGAAGGTGGGGATCAGGGCCCCGGTCGCTGTGTCGAATGCCGCGATGCGGTAGCGCGTCGCTCCTGCGATCGAGGTGAAGCTGCCGACAACGTAGAGCCGCTTGCCGTCGGGCGAGACCGCGAGGTTGCGCACCCGGGCATTGGCGTTGGGAGCCCACGAAGCGTCGAGGACGCCTGTCGTGAGGTTGTACGAGAGGATGTTGTTCCGGACGACAGTGTTGACCCCGGGATCGGCGCCGGCTGGCCTCGCCGTGCCGAACTCACCACCGGCGAACACCTTGTTGCCGACGACCTCCTGGTCCCAGACGACGCCGTCTATCTGGACCGTGGGGAGCACGTCCGAGGAGACGGTCTCAGGTGTACCGGCTATCGGTGGCGCCGTATCGGCGACCGCCGGTTGAGCGACCAGTACGAGTCCGGCTGTGACAGCCAGGACTGTAGCGATGGAAAGTACACGTGAGCGGGCGAAGACACGCATCGGGCAGGCCTCATTCGGGTATGGAGGCGACCTTCGGGTGATCGCCAGCCTGAGGCAGAGTTTAGTGACGAATACTCAAACTCAATCCCCCCCAAAAGGGGCCGATTCCTTAACCGGCGACAGAACCCTGGAACGCCGTCACGGGAGTTCCGACCTGGTAATCGAACGTGATCAGGACGTCGTCCCGCTGGTCCTCGGGAATCGTGAAGATGAGAACCCCCTCGGCCGTCCCGCCGGCAGCCACCTCCGCCGGCAGCGGAACGCCCCCAGGCTCGGGCAGGCTGTCGGCCGGCGTCTGTTCCGGCCCGTAGTACACGTTCACCAGCGCGCCGGCGAGGGAGACGGCGGCGGCCGTCGTGTTCGACACCGTCACCGTGAAGCGAACGGCCGGACCGGCGACATCGCCTGCGAGCTCGGCCTCCCCCTCCACTGCCTCGAAACCGCTGACGGACACCGCGACACCTGGTGCGGGCTGCGCCGTCGATTCGATGGGCACGGTGGTCTCGATGGGAATGGGCGGTGTCGGCGTGGTGGTCGGTGTCGCCTGGTCGGATGGCGCGATCTCGCCGCTCGTCGAGGTTCCGGTGGGCTTCTGCGAGCTGGACCCGCCCGGACCTCCGGGCGTACCGGCGGCGTTCCCGATCAGTGCGATGACGATCGCGACGACGGCGAGCACCACCAGTCCCGCAGCGATGAGCAGGATGATGCGGCGCCGCGACGGATCTGCGCCCGCCGAGGTGTTCGGATCGGTCATGGCTGAGCCTCTCTGGGGGAGAGGTCACACTATACGAGCATCCGCCCCACCCATGCCAGAGACGCCGCCCCACCCGTTCGCGGCACGCGCGAGCGGGTGGGACGGCGTCGGGTCAGCCCTGGGGATCAGCCCTTGCGGACCGACACCGGCGACATGTCGTCGGCCCAGTAGTTGCGCTGGGTGTCGATCTTCGTCGTCGTCGGAGCGATGATCGCGCAGTTCGCGACCGACGTGTTGCGCCCGAAGGTGCTGTCGGTGATCTTCAGCCCGGTCACCGGTCCGAGGCTGCCCTGGGCGATGTTGATGGTGCAGCCACCGCCGTCGGCATAGTTCCGCGTCCAGCTCAGGTTGGTGACCCTGGCGCGGTCCTGCGTGACCATGAGCGCCGCATTGTGAGCGCCGGTCAGAGTGTTGTGATCGATGGTGATGTTCGATCCACCCTGCACCTGGATGCCGTCGTCATGGGTCGGCGTGCCGTTCCAGGCCGGGTCCTTGTCGAGGTGGAGGTTGTCGTGCAGCCAGGAGTCCTTGAGCGTCACCTCGCCCTCGGTCAGGTGGATCCCGTCGGTCACGTGGTGGATGTTCAGCCGCGTTGCGGTGAAGTGCGAGCCCATGATCCCGCTGACACGTCGATCCATGGCCGCGAACAGCTCCGAGTCCTGGATGACCAGGTTCGGGTTGTGCAGCAGGTTGTTGACCAGCGGGCCGGAACCGGCCCGACCGCGGATGATCGAGTTCTTGATGGTCACGTTCGCCGCCTTGACGACGATCGAACCATGCACATCGAGGGAGTCGATGACCGTTCCTGCCGCCGTCACGGTGATGTCACCGTCGTGGACCTTGAGCGTCGTGCCCGCGGGCACTCCGGTGTTCTTCGGACCGGGCATGCCGCCCGTCGGAGCCGGTGCCGGTGCCGGGGGCTTCGGCGCGGTCGTCGGGGTCGGAGTCGGAGTCGGCGTCGGCGTCGGCTTCGGAGTGGCCGTCGGCGTCGGCTTCGGAGTGGCCGTCGGCGTCGGCTTGGCGGGAGGCGTGGGCGCCGGGGTCGGAGTGGCCGTGGGCTGGGGTGCCGGAGCACTCGAGCCGGTCGGCACGACCTGGGCGAGGACCTCGAGCTTCAGACGCACGCTGGCGGAGGAGTTGCGGATCGAGACGGCTCCCGACTTCGCGACGAGCGGCAGCAGCACGGTGTTCGTGGAAGCCTGGCCGGGTTCGGCGATGAGGGCCGTGGTGGGGCAGACGGTGGCCGTCGAGCACGCCGACACCGTGGTCGATCGCCAGGCGCCGCTTCCGACGATGCGGACGAGCGCGGCTGTGGCAGTGGTCGACACTCCGGCGAGGGGCACTGATGCCGAGCCGCCGGGAGCAAGGACGATCTCGGAGGTCGCGCTCGGAACATCCGAGAGGACGCCACCGGCGCCTGCAGTCGACCGGAAGAATCCGGCGACGGTGCTGCGCAGCGTTCCGCTGCCCGCGTTGTTGTAGAACTGCACCTGATTGCGAGCACTGCCGCCCAGCTTGACGATCGTGGACTTCTGGCGGTCACCGCTCGGAAGCGGGTTGAGGACCGAGGTTCCAGCACAGTCCGCCTTGGCCTGTCCGGCCGGGCATGCCGAGACATAGCTCGACGAGCTGAATCCCGAAGAGGTGAGGTTCAGCGCGACGGCGGTCGCACCGGCCGGCACACCTGGCACGGTCAGCGTCACGAGTTCGCGAGCGCCGATCTTCTGCGTGGACGTCGACGGGGTCGCGACCGGCGAATACGTGCCGGCACCGCTGGTTCCGCTGGGAACCGAGTACCCGACGACGTCGAAGGCGACGGCGACGGGCTTGGTGGCGTGCACGGTGATCTGCGACTGGCCTCCGAGGACAACACGGACCGGGGCGGATGCCGGGGTCCCGGTGGGAGCGATGAAGGCCGGTGCGACACGGCATGCCTGCGGGGCAGTCGACCCGGCGCAGACGGAGACGGCGGAAGCCGCTGTCGCGCGGGCCGCGGTCACCGACAGCCACACGGCTGTCGCGCCCGTCGGCACGGAGGGAAGAACGGCGGTGGTGGTGCCGCCGGCAGCGAGCGAGGTCCCGGGAAGGACCCGCTGGGGAGCCACAGCCTGATACAGCGACCCGGATGGAGTGGCTGCGTCAGCCGGTGTGGCGACGAGGGGGGTGAGGATCAGCGCAGAGAGAGCCAGGAAGGCACCTGCGATGGTGATGGGGGCGAACAATGGGCGGCTTTGTGTGGTGCGTAAACGCATCGAGGGGGCCTCTAACGGTCGTCGGTCAAAATAGCTGTAGGGAGCTGACACCCGTTCGGGGGATTGCAGCAACCTTACATATGGCCTCGTGGATTGTCACATCGACCTCGGTGCTGCACCGGGGCCTTCACGATAGCGAGGAAGCCTCAGGCGCCTCGATACCCAGAGCAGGGGCCAATTCCGCGCCGAGGTAGGGCGTGAGGGTGTCCGCGAAGAGCGCAGTCATGTGATTTCCGTCTCCGTAGACCAGAACGCCCCCCAACACGGCGGGACAGCTGTCGTCGATGCAGAAATAGGGAGAGAGATCGATGACCTCGACCGAACCGAGCGTGCGAGCTGCTGTCACTTGCGGGTCGGTCACGAGGGACGCCGACAACGTCGTGGCGCACGCCGTCGGATCCGGGTTCTCCATCACACAGGTCGGGGTGTCGTACACGCCGCCGTTGGCCGGCTGGGGGATGTCGTGGATGGCGATGACATCCGCACCCGACTCCTGGATGTCGGTCCAGGCTCCGACCATCGCCGATGCGTCCGCTGCCTGCTGGCTCTCCGGCTTGGCGCCGCCGCCGACGACGCTGCTGCGGGTGGAGACGATCACCGCGTCGTAGTGCTCGCCGACGATCGCACGCAACGCCTTTCCGTTCCATTCCGCACAGCGCTGAGCGCCGCCGATCGCGGAACCGGGGAGCTTCGCGAGCCCGCATCCGCTGCGCAGATAGGTGTCGAGATGCCAGCCGGACTCGACGGCCAGGGTCTTCAACGCACCCATCCACTGCCCGGCGTGGGAATCGCCGGCCAACGCCACCCGCAGCGCACCGGGCTCCTTCGAGCCGAACGAGCAGACGAGCACCTCCGTCGAGCCAGACGACTGCTGACAGCCGTCGGCGGCGCCGTCGTCCCGCGCGATGATCGGGTCGGGAAGAACGCCATCGGACGTCGTCGCAGGTGCGCACCCCGACCCCGGGACCGCAGCGGCGGCGCCGAAGCACGGCGTCCCGGCGGGATCGACGACCGCGCGCATGGCCGCTTCCGATTGTGCGATCCTGGCCTCGCTCGTCGCCCATTGGGCGGCTCCGATGGATGCGACCACGATCATGCCTGCGGCCGCCATCGCGAACACCACCCGCGGACGAACGGCCGGATTCGGCGTCGCGGCGCCGGATCGCCACGAGATCGTTCCCGAGCGGAACGGATCCTCGATGTACTTCT from Leifsonia sp. Root1293 includes:
- a CDS encoding acyltransferase family protein, whose translation is MSATTTADLPVSATPARTAAGFLPEIQALRTVAVLLVVVYHLWPGYLPGGYIGVDVFFVISGYLITAHIIRQVVDKGSFSLTGFYVRRIRRLLPAALVVLAVVGIATFLWAPQTLWNDTGKQIVASAFYVENWALVVNSVDYLGAAVESSPVQHFWSLSVEEQFYLFWPILIAATWFVIARSGGARTRLGLALAGIAVASLAFSVIATYSDQSSAYFNTFTRVWEFAIGGVLAVFAARLRLRPWQSIAASWAGLAAILVSAVLYTSNSLFPGWIALLPALGTAAVIAAGHADGRLSLAPAMRSRPVQFVGAISYSVYLWHWPLIVLLPIMLERALDTPLRIALLFGSLLVGWLSKKYIEDPFRSGTISWRSGAATPNPAVRPRVVFAMAAAGMIVVASIGAAQWATSEARIAQSEAAMRAVVDPAGTPCFGAAAAVPGSGCAPATTSDGVLPDPIIARDDGAADGCQQSSGSTEVLVCSFGSKEPGALRVALAGDSHAGQWMGALKTLAVESGWHLDTYLRSGCGLAKLPGSAIGGAQRCAEWNGKALRAIVGEHYDAVIVSTRSSVVGGGAKPESQQAADASAMVGAWTDIQESGADVIAIHDIPQPANGGVYDTPTCVMENPDPTACATTLSASLVTDPQVTAARTLGSVEVIDLSPYFCIDDSCPAVLGGVLVYGDGNHMTALFADTLTPYLGAELAPALGIEAPEASSLS
- a CDS encoding right-handed parallel beta-helix repeat-containing protein, with product MFAPITIAGAFLALSALILTPLVATPADAATPSGSLYQAVAPQRVLPGTSLAAGGTTTAVLPSVPTGATAVWLSVTAARATAASAVSVCAGSTAPQACRVAPAFIAPTGTPASAPVRVVLGGQSQITVHATKPVAVAFDVVGYSVPSGTSGAGTYSPVATPSTSTQKIGARELVTLTVPGVPAGATAVALNLTSSGFSSSSYVSACPAGQAKADCAGTSVLNPLPSGDRQKSTIVKLGGSARNQVQFYNNAGSGTLRSTVAGFFRSTAGAGGVLSDVPSATSEIVLAPGGSASVPLAGVSTTATAALVRIVGSGAWRSTTVSACSTATVCPTTALIAEPGQASTNTVLLPLVAKSGAVSIRNSSASVRLKLEVLAQVVPTGSSAPAPQPTATPTPAPTPPAKPTPTATPKPTPTATPKPTPTPTPTPTPTTAPKPPAPAPAPTGGMPGPKNTGVPAGTTLKVHDGDITVTAAGTVIDSLDVHGSIVVKAANVTIKNSIIRGRAGSGPLVNNLLHNPNLVIQDSELFAAMDRRVSGIMGSHFTATRLNIHHVTDGIHLTEGEVTLKDSWLHDNLHLDKDPAWNGTPTHDDGIQVQGGSNITIDHNTLTGAHNAALMVTQDRARVTNLSWTRNYADGGGCTINIAQGSLGPVTGLKITDSTFGRNTSVANCAIIAPTTTKIDTQRNYWADDMSPVSVRKG